The following is a genomic window from Bos indicus x Bos taurus breed Angus x Brahman F1 hybrid unplaced genomic scaffold, Bos_hybrid_MaternalHap_v2.0 tig00002511_arrow_arrow_obj, whole genome shotgun sequence.
TCTCATGCATCAATAGTAGACATAAATCAGCTGAGGTGAATAGATGACTGTCTCCTTCATGGGGCAGTGTTCAAAGATTTTTCTGGTGGAAGTCACGCAAAGTTTAAAGATACCACTGAGTTTGACTGACTGTGTGGTTAAACTTGGGGGAGGGGCggtgggagttgggggtggaGCATCCAGTGTCACGTGACATGGGCTGCCATAGTAACAGGCCTCCTGTCTTGCATTTTATCCAATCAGATATGGACAGTGTTTGTGACTTCAGAGAGAGCAGGGCTTAtaaactccacaaactgccttCAACCCCCACATGTCCTTTCCTCTGAGTAGTGGGGACTGGTGGCTCCGACATGGCTCAACCATCCTCTGACAACTCTGAGGAAGACCCTGGCACCAACGAAGCCGGAACCTCCAAAACAGAGCCCTCTGAAACGGAGCCCTCTGAAACAGAGACCTCAGAATCGGAGCCCTCTGAACCGGAGCCCTATGATGCTAAGCCAAAGAAGGCGAAACGGAAGACAGCTAAgggccgccgccaccgccgccgctgcCATCAGGACAACTTTGCAAGCTTCGCCACCTATTTCCGCAGGGTGCTGAAGCAAGTGCACACAGGCCTGAGTCTCTCTCACGAGGCCATGAACGTCATGCATTCGTTCGTGAAGCATATGTTTGAGCAGATCGCCGAAGAGGCCGGGAGCCTGGCCCACTCCAGCAAGCACTGCACCATCACGAGTGGAGAGATCCAGAGAGCCGTGCGTCTTCTCTTGCCTGGGGAGATCGGCAAGCACGCAGTGTCCGAGGCCACCAAGTCGGTCATCAGATACAACACCCGCAGATGAACTGCCTCATGACCACCGCAGCATCGCAAACCAAAGACTCTTATCAGAACCACTCGAAGGGAAAAGACCTGTAGTGATAAAGAGCCACGTCCATCCACTCTGGGTTCTTTACGTATGCCCTACAATCCatctttaaaacatttccatcCAAAGGAAAACGTTAAAAACCTCATCAAGTTTGCTTCAATAACAGTTGGTTGTGCCATTTGTTCGATGGAAAACCGTGTACTATTTTCTTAACGTATTGCAACTCGTCACTTTTCTAAATGGTTATTTCTATTCGTGGTTTCTCAGTCAGCGATTTTAAGGATCTTTATGGTCAAAATTCTATCCCTAAAAGTTTCATtggcctttttcattttcattctcccACCTATATTTAGGTATCATCCAGGGATTTTTATAtggggtatgctgctgctgctactgctgctaagatgcttcagtcgtgtccaactctgtgcgaccccacagacggcagcccaccaggctcccccatccctgggattctccaggcaagaacactggagtgggttgccgtttccttctccagtgcatgaaagtgaaaagtgaaagtgaagtcgctcagtcgtgtccaactcttagggatcccatggaccgcagcccaggctcctccgtccattggatttgcAACCAATAAAGAGCAGTGtgtgcttcccaggcggctcagcggtaaagaatctgcctacaatgcaggagttgcaggaatggcaggttcgatccctgggtcagaaagatcccctggaagagggcctggcaacccactccagtattcttgcctggaaaatcccacggacagaggagcctggtgggctacaatccatagggtctgaaagagtcagaaacgactccAACGACCTAGCATGCTGGCATCCATTTCTTGGGGCTTCGAAGTTGGcatcagtggtaaaaaaaaaaaacctacctgcagtgcaggagacacaggagccccgggtttgatccctaggtggagaaggttccccggaggagggcatggaaacccactccagtattcttgcatggataagccccatgaacagaggaccctagtgggctacagtccatggggtcgcaaagagtccgacatgactcaAGAGGCTTAGCACATACAGATGCATCCATTTCTTGTTGTGGGACATGTCtctagctctttgcatcagtaaAAGAGGAGGATGTTCAGCAATTAAGAGAAATAGGATGACTCCTTCTTCTACCTCAAGTATTTGACTGCTAATGCTTAAGAAAATACTTACTGAATTTAATGTCCattgtgttttcttcttggtgcattgacatttttttccctatagGTATATTGCTGAATCTCAAAGTAGTTGGTGATTttcctattccttttttttaaaagattgattttAAGCTTACTACATcct
Proteins encoded in this region:
- the LOC113888847 gene encoding histone H2B 1/2-like; the encoded protein is MAQPSSDNSEEDPGTNEAGTSKTEPSETEPSETETSESEPSEPEPYDAKPKKAKRKTAKGRRHRRRCHQDNFASFATYFRRVLKQVHTGLSLSHEAMNVMHSFVKHMFEQIAEEAGSLAHSSKHCTITSGEIQRAVRLLLPGEIGKHAVSEATKSVIRYNTRR